The nucleotide window CTGCGTCGTCATCCGGGACGACCACATGCTGCTGATCCGGTACGAGACCGGAGGCACACATTTCGAGATCCCGGGCGGCGGGGTCGAGGAGGGCGAGACCGTCGAGGCGGCGGCGGTGCGCGAACTGATGGAGGAGACCGCCCTGCACGGCACACCGGTACGCGAAGTGGCCCGGACCTGGCGGGAGCGCGGCCTGGGCCACTACTTCCTGATGGCCGCCGAAGGCGAGGTCGGCCCCGCCGAGACCCTGGACAACCACGGCGGCCACCCCGAGTGGGTCCCCGTGAAGGACCTCCCCAGAACCCCGCTGTGGCCCCGCCGGCTCTCCTGGCGGATCACCCACTGGCACAACGAGGGCTGGCCCGCCCATCCGGCTGAACTGGCCGACTCGATCCACGAGCTGGACCGCCCGTGCCGGTGGTGACGGGCGGTCCGTCGGCTTCGAGCGCCTCAGGACTCGATGATGCCGTTGAGGAACATGGCGGTTCCGACGAAGGAGGCCCCTGCGGAAGGGGCAGCATCGCCGATGCCCTACGTAGGGCAGGTGGTATTTTGGAGGGGTGATAAAGACGACGGTGTACCTCCCGGAAGACCTGGAAGTACGACTCGACGCCCAGTCGTCGGCCACCGGGATAAGCAAGGCGGAGCTCATCAGGCGGGGCATCGCGCTGCTGCTCGATGACGCGGAGCGGCCCAAGCGGAGCCGGAAGCTTCCGGCCTTCGACAGCGGGCGCCCGCTGAGCCCCGAGGCCATGGACGACGCGTTCTACGAACACATCAAGGACCGAGCCGCACGCCGTTGATCATCGTCGCTGACACCTCCGCGCTCTACGCCGCCTTCGACGCGGCACAGCAGGAGCACTCCGAGGCCGCCGAGATCATGGAGAACGAGACTCTCGCGCTCTCGCCCCTGGTCATCACCGAGCTCGACCACCTGGTGCACCGAAATCTCGGCTTCCCCGCGGCCATGCAGGTCATGGAGGCGCTGAACTCCCGCATGACGGACGGCCAGTACCGGCTCGCCGAGCTGCGACCCGCCGATCTCGGCGCGGCTCACGACGTGCGCCGGAAGTATGAGGGGCTGCGGCTGGATCTCGCGGACGCGGTGGGTGTGGTGCTCGCGGACCGGTACAGGACCGACCGCATCTTCACGCTCGACCAGCGGGACTTCCGCGCGATCACCCCCCTGACACCGGGCCTCACCGCGTTCCGCATCCTGCCCGTCGACGCCTGAATCCTGCCCGTCGACGCCTGAACCGGGGCTGCGGCTAGGTCCTGTCTGGAGTTCCAGCGCGGGAGAAGGAGCGGCGTCCGGTGCCGTCGAATCCAAGGCGGAGGAGGGAGCGATGGCGGAGCCCTCGCGACTGACGACAACGCCGGAGGCGGCGGTGCCGGACGCCGCGACGCCGCGGGGGAACTCCAGACAGGACCTAGTCCCAATGCCGTTCGGTTAGGTGTTCGGTCAGCGGTGCAAACTCTCGGCGTTTCGGCTGGTGATACGGGTGCAGCCCCTGTAGTGGTTCTCGGGTCCGCCAAGACTCGTGTTCCTCCACAAGGGCTGCAGTGTCTGATTCTGTCATTACGCATGCCCCCGGTGTCTTTGCCGTGGGGCACTTGGGCGAGTTGACCCAGGTTGTCCCGTTCGATCTCGTCGACGAGGCACTCGCATCCGCAGGTGGTCTGCAGCAGCGGGTTCGACGGCTGCCGTCGCGGGTGGTGGTCTACCTCCTGCTCGCAGGCGCACTGTTCACCGGGCTCGGCTGGACCGGGATCTGGTCCCGGCTGACCGCCTCACTGCCCGCGCCGCTGCCCGTGCCAGCGGGTTCATCGATCACGGCCGCGATGCGACGGGTCGGCCCCAAACCATTGAAAGCACTGTTCGACCTGGTCAAAGGCCCCGCAGCGGTGACCGCGACACAGACGACACGGTTCGCGGGCAGGCTGGTCGTCGCGATCGACGGAACCCAGCTCGCCCTGCCGGACACACCCGCGAACCTCGCGGTGTTCCCCAAGGCGAAGGCAGGACAGAACGGGCCGGCCGGATACCCGATGCTGCGCCTGGTCACGCTGGTGGCCTGCGGGACCCGAACCCTCATGGACGCCGTCTTCGGCACCGACGCGACCGGCGAGCTGACCTACGCCCGAGACCTGATCACCACCGCGGGCACGACCGGAGCACTACGGCCCGGGACGCTGCTTCTGGGTGACCGGAACTTCTCAGCCACCGCCTTCGTGCGCACGGTCGCGTCCACGGGCGCGGACTTCCTCATCCGCGCCAAGACCCACAGCACCGCGCTCAAGCTGCCGATCCTGCGTCGTCTGCCCGACGGAACGTTCCTGTCCCGCATAGGCGAAGTCACCGTCCGCGTCATCGACGCCACCATCACCCTCGCCCCCACCGACGGCGCCGACAAGCGTCCCGCCACCCACAGCACCTACCGGCTCGTCACCAGTCTGCTCGACCCCGACGAGGCACCCGCCACCGCTCTGGTCAGGCTCTACCGCGAACGCTGGGAGATCGAGACCAGCTACTGCGAGCTGAAATCGACCATCCTCGGCGGCAGAGTCCTGCGCGGCCGCTACCCGGCAGCCGTCACCCAGGAAACCTGGGCGCTTCTGGTCGCCTACCAGGCACTACGCACCGCGATGAGCGACGCCGTCCTGCACCGGCCCAACATCGACCCCGACCGCACCGCATTCACCATCGCGCTGAACACGGCACGTGACCAGATCATCCGTGCCGCCGGCATCATCCCCCACACCAGGATCGACCTCGTCGGCCGGATC belongs to Streptomyces finlayi and includes:
- a CDS encoding NUDIX hydrolase, producing the protein MTDQQQTLDVLFDGDRLVLEEHRDGTGPFYRFPRTGATHSPASRTAFTWADALHARIHPIGTAEQVLRAWSRGRPPRGTAPHHDPTTVPPRRVRAGCVVIRDDHMLLIRYETGGTHFEIPGGGVEEGETVEAAAVRELMEETALHGTPVREVARTWRERGLGHYFLMAAEGEVGPAETLDNHGGHPEWVPVKDLPRTPLWPRRLSWRITHWHNEGWPAHPAELADSIHELDRPCRW
- a CDS encoding ribbon-helix-helix domain-containing protein, encoding MIKTTVYLPEDLEVRLDAQSSATGISKAELIRRGIALLLDDAERPKRSRKLPAFDSGRPLSPEAMDDAFYEHIKDRAARR
- a CDS encoding type II toxin-antitoxin system VapC family toxin; the encoded protein is MIIVADTSALYAAFDAAQQEHSEAAEIMENETLALSPLVITELDHLVHRNLGFPAAMQVMEALNSRMTDGQYRLAELRPADLGAAHDVRRKYEGLRLDLADAVGVVLADRYRTDRIFTLDQRDFRAITPLTPGLTAFRILPVDA
- a CDS encoding IS4 family transposase, whose protein sequence is MGHLGELTQVVPFDLVDEALASAGGLQQRVRRLPSRVVVYLLLAGALFTGLGWTGIWSRLTASLPAPLPVPAGSSITAAMRRVGPKPLKALFDLVKGPAAVTATQTTRFAGRLVVAIDGTQLALPDTPANLAVFPKAKAGQNGPAGYPMLRLVTLVACGTRTLMDAVFGTDATGELTYARDLITTAGTTGALRPGTLLLGDRNFSATAFVRTVASTGADFLIRAKTHSTALKLPILRRLPDGTFLSRIGEVTVRVIDATITLAPTDGADKRPATHSTYRLVTSLLDPDEAPATALVRLYRERWEIETSYCELKSTILGGRVLRGRYPAAVTQETWALLVAYQALRTAMSDAVLHRPNIDPDRTAFTIALNTARDQIIRAAGIIPHTRIDLVGRIGTAILNGLLPARRDRSRPRVKKRAISSKYRAVGRNIDHRTHRTTVHIEINALPSPPDG